A single genomic interval of Campylobacterota bacterium harbors:
- the rplJ gene encoding 50S ribosomal protein L10: MNKTQKAEIVGALSEEFKSAKAVVMCDYRGLTVADLESLRKIARAKEAKVQVVKNTLATIALNNAGMSGIDIKDTNIFVWGEDAIAASKVAVDFGKDNDKFVIRTAYIDGEAADEKKVRAFATLPGREELLGMLASVWMGPVRNFTIGLDALKRKKEEA, from the coding sequence ATGAACAAAACGCAAAAAGCTGAGATTGTTGGCGCTCTGAGTGAAGAGTTCAAATCGGCAAAAGCAGTCGTTATGTGTGATTATCGCGGTCTCACCGTTGCAGACCTCGAATCATTGCGCAAAATCGCACGTGCTAAAGAAGCAAAAGTCCAGGTTGTGAAAAACACCCTTGCGACAATCGCTCTGAACAATGCCGGGATGAGCGGTATCGACATTAAAGATACCAACATCTTCGTATGGGGTGAAGACGCTATCGCCGCTTCAAAAGTTGCTGTCGACTTCGGTAAAGACAACGATAAATTCGTTATCCGTACCGCATACATCGACGGCGAAGCGGCGGATGAGAAAAAAGTCCGTGCATTTGCTACGCTTCCGGGTCGCGAAGAGCTGCTCGGAATGCTTGCTTCTGTCTGGATGGGTCCGGTTCGCAATTTCACAATCGGCCTCGATGCGCTTAAACGCAAAAAAGAAGAAGCGTAA
- the rplL gene encoding 50S ribosomal protein L7/L12 encodes MAVTKEDVLEFISNLSVLELSELVKEFEEKFGVSAQPVAVAGGAVAAVAAEEEKTEFDVILKDGGDKKINVIKVVRGLTGLGLKEAKDAVEGAPTTIKEGVAKDVAEAAKKELEEAGAVVEIK; translated from the coding sequence ATGGCTGTAACAAAAGAAGATGTTCTTGAGTTTATCTCAAACCTTTCAGTACTCGAGCTTTCTGAGCTTGTAAAAGAATTCGAAGAAAAATTCGGTGTATCTGCTCAGCCTGTAGCGGTTGCCGGCGGTGCCGTAGCAGCTGTTGCCGCTGAAGAAGAAAAAACTGAGTTCGACGTCATCCTCAAAGACGGCGGAGACAAAAAAATCAACGTTATTAAAGTTGTTCGCGGTCTGACAGGTCTTGGCCTTAAAGAAGCGAAAGACGCGGTTGAAGGCGCACCTACAACGATCAAAGAAGGCGTTGCCAAAGACGTTGCAGAAGCGGCTAAAAAAGAGCTTGAAGAAGCTGGCGCCGTCGTCGAAATCAAATAA
- the rpoB gene encoding DNA-directed RNA polymerase subunit beta: MLNTLHSGNRLRVDFAKTPQQIEVPNLLQLQQSSYESFLMLDQKDRSKSGIERVFQSVFPIHDTQNRLSLEYLGSEVGRPKYTVRECMERGLTYSVSLRMKTRLVIWDRDENTKEKTGVKDIKEQTIFIRDIPLMTDRTSFVINGVERVVVNQLHRSPGVIFKEEESTTAGSKLIFTGQIIPDRGSWLYFEYDPKDILYMRINKRRKVPVTIMFRALGYSKQDILKMFYPLQKIRVEENKYLMDFDPEQFAGRLGYDLVDADGKLLVAAGKRLSTKKAEKLIAEGVKSIQYPIETLIERHLAEPIIDAESGEVMFDTMTQLDETKLRKMADAGVKEFIIANDLAEGHDSAVINAFIADADSLKLLKQTEEIEDENDLAAIRIYKVMRPGEPVTKEAAKVFVNQLFFDPERYDLTRVGRMKMNHKLGLNVPEYVTVLTHEDIINTVKYVVKVKNGQGHIDDRDHLGNRRIRSIGELLGNELHNGLVKMQKAIKDKLSTMSGPTTELMPHDLINSKMITSTIMEFFSGGQLSQFMDQTNPLSEVTHKRRLSALGEGGLVKERAGFEVRDVHPTHYGRICPIETPEGQNIGLINTLATYSKVNEHGFIEAPYNVVKDGVVTGEVVYLTATQEEGKIIAAASSRVDDKGNFLDDLVEIRQDGEIMLKSPKECELRDLTPHMVVGVAASLIPFLEHDDANRALMGSNMQRQAVPLLRPEAPMVGTGVEKLVARDSWECVKAERSGVVEKVDAKHIYVMGEDEDGTFIDYYPLQKNLRTNQNTTFMQRPTVKAGQVVRKGQIIADGPNMDKGELALGINALVAFMPWNGYNFEDAIVMSERMIREDAFTSVHIYEKEAEARELKHGVEEITRDIPNVRDEELAHLDESGIVKIGTYVKGGMILVGKVSPKGEVKPTPEERLLRAIFGEKAGHVVNKSLYCTPSMEGVVVDVKVFTKKGYDKDPRTLELEKQERDELEREHYDRLLMIDKEEMLRIVSLLTKHPLISDVSVNGVEYKAGQNVKAEDLKEVNRFAMNNIVKAFSDDVQEKYNQTKNHFQKEKKKFRDEHEEKLSILEKDDILPNGVVKYVKVYIATKRKLKVGDKMAGRHGNKGIVSTIVPEVDMPYMANGRAVDVCLNPLGVPSRMNIGQILEMHLGMVGRELGYQIQEVFEAKQKDFIAQLRTKMVSFADVAGLMDAAAAIGAMDDETLLSYAQDWSKGVKFATPIFEGVTAEEFGRLFELAKLDNDGKMELYDGKTGEKLKERVNVGYMYMLKLHHLVDEKVHARSTGPYSLVTQQPVGGKALFGGQRFGEMEVWALEAYGASAVLKEMLTIKSDDVDGRVRAYKAITKGESVPASGIPETLFVLTKELQSLALDIEIFDEVDDNE, encoded by the coding sequence ATGTTAAACACTCTTCACTCCGGAAACCGCTTACGCGTCGATTTCGCGAAAACTCCCCAGCAAATTGAAGTACCTAATTTGTTACAACTCCAACAAAGTTCTTACGAATCCTTCTTGATGTTGGATCAGAAAGATCGCTCAAAAAGCGGTATTGAACGCGTATTCCAGTCGGTGTTTCCGATCCACGACACGCAGAACCGCCTTTCGCTCGAGTACCTCGGTTCCGAAGTAGGACGCCCGAAATATACCGTACGCGAATGTATGGAACGCGGCCTGACCTATTCGGTATCGCTCCGCATGAAAACGCGGCTGGTGATCTGGGACCGCGACGAAAACACCAAAGAAAAAACCGGTGTCAAAGACATCAAAGAACAGACCATTTTCATCCGTGACATCCCGTTGATGACCGACCGTACGTCGTTTGTCATCAACGGCGTCGAGCGGGTTGTCGTCAACCAGCTCCACCGCTCTCCGGGTGTTATCTTCAAAGAGGAAGAATCGACAACCGCCGGCAGCAAGCTGATCTTCACCGGTCAGATCATTCCCGACCGCGGTTCGTGGCTCTATTTTGAATACGATCCCAAAGATATCCTTTACATGCGCATCAACAAGCGCCGTAAAGTTCCCGTAACGATTATGTTCCGAGCCCTGGGATACAGCAAGCAGGATATTCTCAAAATGTTCTACCCGCTCCAGAAAATCCGCGTGGAAGAGAACAAATATCTGATGGATTTCGACCCGGAACAGTTCGCCGGACGTCTGGGATACGACCTGGTCGATGCCGACGGGAAGTTGCTGGTCGCCGCCGGTAAACGCCTTTCGACCAAAAAAGCCGAAAAACTGATTGCCGAAGGGGTCAAATCGATCCAGTACCCGATCGAAACCCTTATCGAGCGCCACCTTGCAGAGCCGATCATCGACGCGGAAAGCGGTGAAGTGATGTTCGACACCATGACGCAGCTGGACGAAACCAAACTGCGCAAAATGGCCGATGCGGGCGTAAAAGAGTTCATTATCGCCAACGACCTTGCCGAAGGGCACGACAGTGCCGTCATCAATGCGTTTATCGCGGATGCGGACTCCCTGAAGCTGCTCAAACAGACCGAAGAGATTGAGGATGAAAACGATCTCGCGGCAATCCGTATCTACAAAGTGATGCGTCCGGGCGAGCCGGTAACCAAAGAAGCGGCGAAGGTATTCGTCAACCAGCTTTTCTTTGATCCGGAACGTTACGATCTGACGCGCGTAGGTCGTATGAAAATGAACCACAAACTGGGTCTGAACGTTCCCGAATACGTGACCGTCCTGACGCATGAAGACATTATCAATACCGTAAAATACGTCGTTAAAGTCAAAAACGGCCAGGGACACATCGACGACCGTGACCACCTCGGTAACCGCCGTATCCGTTCGATCGGTGAACTGCTCGGTAACGAGCTGCACAACGGTCTGGTCAAGATGCAAAAAGCGATCAAAGACAAGCTCAGCACCATGAGCGGACCGACGACCGAGCTGATGCCGCACGATCTGATCAACTCGAAAATGATCACAAGCACGATCATGGAGTTCTTCAGCGGCGGACAGCTGTCGCAGTTTATGGACCAGACGAACCCGCTCTCGGAAGTGACGCACAAGCGTCGTCTTTCCGCACTTGGTGAGGGCGGTCTGGTTAAAGAGCGTGCCGGATTCGAAGTGCGCGACGTCCACCCGACCCACTACGGCCGTATTTGTCCGATCGAAACGCCTGAGGGTCAGAACATCGGTCTGATCAACACGCTGGCAACCTATTCGAAAGTGAATGAGCACGGGTTTATCGAAGCACCGTACAACGTCGTCAAAGACGGTGTCGTTACGGGTGAAGTGGTCTATCTGACTGCGACTCAGGAAGAGGGCAAAATCATTGCCGCAGCATCGAGCCGCGTTGACGACAAAGGGAACTTCCTGGATGATCTGGTGGAGATCCGTCAAGACGGCGAGATTATGCTCAAATCGCCTAAAGAGTGTGAACTGCGCGATTTGACTCCGCACATGGTCGTCGGTGTCGCCGCGAGCCTTATTCCGTTCCTTGAACACGACGACGCGAACCGTGCGTTGATGGGATCGAACATGCAGCGTCAGGCGGTTCCTCTGCTCCGTCCCGAAGCACCGATGGTCGGAACCGGGGTTGAAAAACTCGTTGCCCGCGATTCGTGGGAGTGTGTCAAAGCCGAACGCAGCGGTGTGGTCGAAAAAGTTGACGCCAAACACATCTATGTGATGGGCGAAGACGAAGACGGAACGTTCATCGATTACTATCCGTTGCAGAAAAATCTCCGTACCAACCAGAATACGACGTTCATGCAGCGCCCGACCGTCAAAGCGGGACAGGTTGTCCGGAAAGGGCAGATTATCGCCGATGGTCCGAACATGGACAAAGGGGAACTGGCACTGGGGATCAACGCGCTCGTCGCGTTCATGCCGTGGAACGGATACAACTTCGAGGATGCGATCGTCATGTCCGAGCGGATGATCCGCGAAGACGCGTTCACTTCGGTTCATATCTACGAAAAAGAGGCCGAAGCGCGTGAACTCAAACACGGGGTCGAAGAGATCACCCGCGATATCCCGAACGTCCGTGACGAAGAACTTGCCCACCTTGATGAGAGCGGTATCGTCAAAATCGGTACCTACGTCAAAGGGGGAATGATCCTCGTCGGTAAAGTATCGCCCAAGGGTGAAGTGAAACCGACTCCCGAAGAGCGCCTCCTGCGTGCCATCTTCGGTGAAAAAGCGGGTCACGTCGTCAACAAATCGCTCTACTGTACGCCGAGTATGGAAGGGGTGGTCGTCGACGTCAAAGTTTTCACCAAAAAAGGATACGACAAAGATCCTCGTACCCTCGAACTCGAAAAACAAGAGCGCGACGAGCTTGAGCGCGAGCATTACGACCGCCTGCTCATGATCGATAAGGAAGAGATGCTCCGTATCGTCTCGTTGTTGACCAAACATCCGCTGATCAGCGATGTCAGCGTCAACGGCGTCGAGTACAAAGCGGGCCAGAACGTCAAAGCCGAAGACCTCAAAGAGGTAAACCGTTTTGCGATGAACAACATCGTCAAAGCGTTCAGCGACGACGTCCAGGAAAAATACAACCAGACGAAGAACCACTTCCAGAAAGAGAAGAAAAAATTCCGCGACGAGCACGAAGAGAAGCTTTCGATCCTGGAAAAAGACGACATCCTCCCCAACGGCGTCGTCAAATACGTCAAGGTGTACATTGCTACCAAGCGTAAACTCAAAGTCGGGGATAAAATGGCGGGTCGCCACGGGAACAAAGGTATCGTCTCCACGATCGTTCCCGAAGTCGATATGCCGTACATGGCCAACGGCCGTGCCGTTGACGTGTGTCTGAACCCGCTGGGGGTACCGTCTCGTATGAACATCGGGCAGATCCTCGAGATGCACCTGGGTATGGTCGGGCGTGAGCTGGGCTATCAAATCCAGGAAGTGTTCGAAGCGAAACAAAAAGATTTCATCGCGCAATTGAGAACCAAGATGGTCTCTTTCGCCGACGTTGCCGGACTGATGGACGCCGCTGCGGCTATCGGCGCGATGGATGACGAAACATTGCTCTCCTATGCGCAGGACTGGTCTAAAGGGGTGAAATTCGCAACGCCTATTTTCGAAGGGGTCACGGCTGAAGAATTCGGCCGCCTGTTCGAACTGGCCAAACTCGACAATGACGGTAAAATGGAGCTTTACGACGGTAAAACCGGTGAGAAGCTCAAAGAGCGCGTCAACGTCGGATACATGTACATGCTCAAACTCCACCACCTCGTAGACGAGAAAGTCCACGCCCGTTCAACCGGGCCGTACTCTCTGGTCACGCAGCAGCCGGTCGGTGGTAAAGCACTCTTCGGCGGACAGCGTTTCGGGGAGATGGAAGTGTGGGCTCTCGAGGCTTACGGCGCTTCCGCCGTCCTCAAAGAGATGCTGACGATCAAATCGGACGACGTCGACGGACGTGTCCGTGCTTACAAAGCGATCACGAAAGGCGAAAGCGTTCCTGCATCGGGTATCCCCGAAACGCTCTTCGTATTGACCAAAGAGCTCCAGTCTCTTGCACTGGATATTGAGATTTTTGACGAGGTAGATGACAATGAGTAA